Proteins encoded together in one Phyllostomus discolor isolate MPI-MPIP mPhyDis1 chromosome 6, mPhyDis1.pri.v3, whole genome shotgun sequence window:
- the LOC114498846 gene encoding calponin-2-like — protein MVPDCADPADPTHVHPATMQVDTHDTFSTFADSTDQATPIDSSACAAEADLKNRDQSKYDPKMEEEFRLWIKGFTGTSTGPNFQEDLKDGVILCTLMNKLQLDSVAGFQKFCQRDNLSKFIEAMKNYGVKIEDLFGSNNLCENENMWLVQVSLLALKRQAKAKGQQCGTDTYDKYSEKQERNFDKTTMKAGRCIIQTQMGTNQCASQSGMTAPSTQHHINDTTLGTDKCDNSSISGQMACMQGANQNSQDIGLNQQIYDHNYCQQGPDEAPGLADEFPSPGKAQE, from the coding sequence ATGGTCCCTGACTGTGCTGACCCTGCAGACCCCACCCATGTCCACCCTGCCACCATGCAGGTTGACACCCATGACACCTTCTCCACCTTCGCTGACTCCACCGACCAGGCCACCCCCATTGACTCCTCCGCCTGTGCTGCTGAAGCCGATCTCAAGAACAGGGACCAGTCCAAATATGACCCTAAGATGGAAGAGGAATTTCGCCTCTGGATCAAGGGATTCACAGGCACATCTACTGGTCCCAATTTTCAAGAGGATCTGAAGGATGGAGTTATCCTGTGCACACTCATGAATAAGCTGCAGCTGGACTCAGTTGCTGGGTTTCAAAAGTTTTGCCAGAGAGACAACCTCTCCAAATTCATCGAAGCCATGAAAAACTACGGTGTGAAAATTGaggacctctttgggtccaataaCCTGTGTGAAAATGAGAATATGTGGCTGGTGCAGGTGTCTCTTCTGGCTCTGAAAAGGCAGGCCAAGGCAAAGGGGCAGCAGTGTGGCACAGATACCTATGACAAGTACTcagagaagcaggagaggaaCTTTGATAAGACCACTATGAAAGCAGGCCGGTGCATCATCCAGACCCAGATGGGCACCAATCAGTGTGCCAGCCAGTCGGGCATGACggctcccagcacccagcaccacaTCAATGACACCACACTGGGGACTGACAAATGTGACAACTCTTCCATCTCTGGGCAGATGGCCTGCATGCAGGGTGCCAACCAGAACAGCCAGGACATTGGCCTGAACCAGCAGATATATGACCACAACTACTGCCAACAAGGCCCAGATGAGGCTCCAGGATTGGCTGATGAATTTCCAAGCCCAGGGAAGGCCCAAGAGTAA